The Mucilaginibacter yixingensis genome window below encodes:
- a CDS encoding DUF6265 family protein, whose protein sequence is MKKILFLAALLTATITSHAQTQKDFGKLHWLAGTWQSTNNKPGEIDTETWQIASTTTMTGTGITLKGKDTVFVEHLQLVVNGNAIYYMARVGKSLKAVPFKLTQITADSFTCENPEHDFPKKITYQLEGNRIKAAISGDGKAINYEFVKLPAHKQ, encoded by the coding sequence ATGAAAAAGATACTGTTCCTGGCTGCACTGCTAACGGCCACTATTACTTCCCACGCGCAAACCCAAAAAGATTTCGGCAAGCTGCACTGGCTGGCAGGCACCTGGCAAAGCACTAATAACAAACCCGGCGAAATAGATACGGAGACCTGGCAAATAGCATCAACAACCACAATGACGGGTACCGGCATCACCCTAAAAGGTAAAGACACCGTTTTTGTAGAGCACTTACAATTGGTGGTTAACGGTAATGCTATTTACTACATGGCCCGAGTGGGTAAAAGCCTCAAAGCCGTACCTTTTAAGTTGACGCAGATCACCGCCGACAGCTTTACCTGCGAAAACCCTGAGCATGATTTCCCTAAAAAGATCACTTATCAATTGGAGGGCAACCGTATAAAAGCTGCTATCTCGGGCGATGGAAAAGCAATTAACTATGAGTTTGTAAAGCTGCCTGCGCACAAACAATAA
- a CDS encoding metallophosphoesterase — protein MKHPFHHHHDHDHQPGEDGIDRRGFLQCMAWAGTGVLWMMSGGILKSYGMSQLIDHASGKLKDGLVMPAADFSFVQISDSHIGFSKPANPDVTATLQATIDKINAMAKAPSFVLHTGDLTHLAQADEFDTLEQSLKSVKTGNIFYVPGEHDVTDGGKLYHECFGKDTKGGGWYSFDSNGVHFIGLVNVTNQVDGGLGYLGPDQLKWLADDLKSLSNSTPIVVFAHIPLWAIYPQWGWGTQDSEQALAMLRRFGSVSVLNGHIHQTIQKVEGNITFHTATSTAFPQPAPGTAPALGPMKVPAEQLRTMLGLTSVNYVEHNHSLAITDIPLIKADASK, from the coding sequence ATGAAACATCCTTTTCACCACCACCACGATCACGATCATCAGCCAGGCGAAGACGGCATCGATCGCCGCGGATTTCTGCAATGTATGGCCTGGGCCGGTACCGGCGTGCTGTGGATGATGTCTGGCGGGATCCTGAAATCATACGGTATGAGTCAGCTCATTGATCATGCATCCGGCAAGTTGAAAGATGGACTGGTGATGCCCGCCGCTGATTTCAGTTTTGTGCAGATCAGCGATAGCCACATCGGTTTCAGCAAACCCGCCAACCCTGATGTTACGGCCACCCTGCAGGCTACTATAGATAAAATTAATGCTATGGCCAAAGCGCCGTCGTTTGTGTTGCACACCGGCGACCTTACCCATCTTGCCCAGGCCGATGAGTTTGACACACTGGAGCAATCGCTCAAAAGTGTGAAAACCGGCAATATATTTTACGTGCCTGGCGAGCACGACGTAACTGATGGGGGTAAACTTTATCATGAGTGTTTTGGTAAAGACACAAAGGGGGGCGGCTGGTACAGTTTTGACAGTAACGGGGTGCACTTCATTGGTTTGGTGAATGTAACCAACCAGGTTGATGGCGGCCTGGGCTATCTTGGTCCCGATCAATTGAAATGGCTGGCCGATGATCTGAAAAGCCTGAGCAACAGCACCCCGATAGTGGTATTTGCACACATACCACTGTGGGCTATTTACCCGCAATGGGGTTGGGGTACGCAGGATAGCGAGCAGGCGCTGGCCATGTTGCGCAGGTTTGGTTCGGTGTCGGTACTAAACGGGCATATCCATCAAACTATTCAAAAAGTAGAGGGTAACATTACTTTTCATACGGCCACATCAACGGCGTTTCCGCAGCCTGCGCCCGGCACAGCCCCGGCACTAGGGCCAATGAAAGTGCCGGCCGAGCAATTGCGTACCATGCTGGGATTAACCAGCGTAAATTATGTGGAGCACAACCATAGCCTGGCCATAACAGACATCCCTCTAATAAAAGCTGACGCTAGTAAATAA
- a CDS encoding RNA polymerase sigma factor RpoD/SigA, with amino-acid sequence MRQLKITPSITVRESHSLEKYLNEISKISMVTADEEVKLTQLIRNGDQAALHKLTRANLRFVVSVSKKFQNQGLSLNDLINEGNLGLIKAAHRFDETKGFKFISYAVWWIRQCILQAIADQSRMVRLPLNQIGALSRLNKTFSKLEQEYEREPSVEELADALEQTAENIADMMSKSRRQISLDAPIGEDGENSLLDVVSLNDSTTDELLLKESVSITIQEILISLPERDRNILVLFFGIGLSQPYTLEQIGERYELSPERVRQIKDKALMYLRRYLKNSDLARALEN; translated from the coding sequence ATGAGACAACTTAAAATTACGCCGTCTATTACTGTTCGCGAGAGCCATTCATTGGAAAAGTACCTGAATGAGATTAGCAAGATCAGTATGGTGACAGCAGATGAAGAAGTTAAGCTAACCCAACTGATCCGTAACGGAGATCAGGCGGCATTGCATAAACTAACGCGGGCCAACCTGCGTTTTGTAGTCTCAGTCTCAAAAAAATTTCAAAATCAGGGGCTTTCGCTCAACGATCTGATTAACGAGGGGAATTTAGGGCTCATTAAAGCAGCACATCGTTTTGATGAAACCAAGGGGTTTAAGTTTATATCCTATGCGGTATGGTGGATCAGGCAGTGTATTTTACAGGCCATTGCAGATCAATCGCGCATGGTGCGGCTGCCGCTTAACCAGATTGGGGCGCTATCCAGGTTAAACAAAACCTTTTCTAAACTGGAACAGGAGTACGAGCGCGAACCATCGGTAGAAGAACTGGCTGATGCATTAGAGCAAACGGCAGAAAATATTGCCGACATGATGAGCAAGTCGCGCCGGCAGATATCACTGGATGCCCCGATTGGAGAAGATGGCGAAAACTCGCTATTAGATGTCGTTAGCCTGAACGACAGTACTACGGATGAGCTGCTTTTAAAAGAGTCGGTATCTATCACCATTCAGGAAATATTGATCAGTCTGCCAGAGCGGGACAGAAATATTTTAGTGCTTTTTTTCGGCATAGGTCTAAGTCAGCCTTACACCTTAGAACAAATAGGCGAACGGTACGAGCTATCACCCGAACGGGTGCGGCAAATTAAAGACAAGGCGCTGATGTATTTAAGACGATACTTGAAAAACAGCGATCTGGCCAGGGCCCTTGAAAATTAA
- the katG gene encoding catalase/peroxidase HPI codes for MENNTLHYSNEHHPGAPGKCPFTSGMLKQSAGGGARNRDWWPNQLNLSILRQNSALTDPMDADFDYAREFKSLDLNEVKKDVTEAITTSQDWWPADYGHYGPFMIRMAWHSAGTYRIGDGRGGAGMGMQRFAPLNSWPDNANLDKARLLLWPVKQKYGRKLSWADLLILAGNCALESMGFKTFGYAGGRKDVWEPAEDVYWGPEKEWLGDKRYEGDRQLENPLGAVQMGLIYVNPEGPNGVPDPIASARDIRETFGRMAMNDEETVALIAGGHTFGKTHGAAEAGKYVGHEPAGAGIEEQGLGWKNTYGSGNAGHTITSGLEGAWTTTPTQWSNNFFENLFSFEWELTKSPAGAYQWKPANGAGAGTVPDAHDAEKSHAPTMLTTDLALKADPAYEAISKRFYENPDEFADAFARAWFKLTHRDMGPRARYLGSEVPAEELIWQDPIPAVNQPLIGEQDAAALKQQILASGLSVSQLVSTAWASASTFRGSDKRGGANGARIRLAPQKDWEANNPAQLAKVLEKLEGIQQAFNSGGKTVSLADLIVLAGNAGVEQAAKNAGFNISVPFTPGRADASQEQTDVESFDALTPVADGFRNYSQPRYAHKAENLLVDKAQLLTLTAPEMTVLVGGLRVLNTNYDHSQHGVFTHNPESLTNDFFVNLLDLSTKWASTSDVQDLFEGRDRATGALKWTGTRTDLIFGSNSELRALAEVYACADSKEKFVKDFVSAWTKVMNLDRFDVHQ; via the coding sequence ATGGAAAATAACACCCTTCATTACTCTAATGAGCACCATCCCGGCGCTCCGGGAAAATGCCCTTTTACCAGCGGAATGCTGAAGCAAAGTGCAGGCGGTGGCGCCCGTAACCGCGACTGGTGGCCCAATCAGTTAAACCTGAGTATATTGAGGCAAAACTCAGCACTGACGGACCCGATGGACGCAGATTTTGATTATGCCAGGGAGTTTAAATCGCTTGATTTGAATGAAGTTAAGAAAGATGTTACCGAGGCCATCACTACCTCGCAGGATTGGTGGCCGGCAGATTATGGGCATTACGGTCCGTTTATGATCCGTATGGCCTGGCATAGTGCGGGTACCTACCGCATTGGCGATGGTCGTGGCGGTGCCGGCATGGGCATGCAACGTTTTGCCCCGCTCAATAGCTGGCCTGATAATGCCAACCTGGATAAGGCCCGATTGCTGTTGTGGCCGGTAAAACAAAAATATGGCCGCAAGCTGTCATGGGCAGATCTGCTCATACTGGCTGGCAACTGCGCGTTGGAATCAATGGGCTTTAAAACTTTTGGATATGCCGGTGGTCGTAAAGACGTATGGGAGCCTGCCGAAGATGTGTATTGGGGCCCTGAAAAAGAATGGCTGGGTGATAAACGCTACGAGGGCGATCGTCAATTGGAAAACCCGCTTGGTGCCGTACAAATGGGCTTGATCTACGTTAACCCGGAAGGCCCTAACGGTGTGCCTGACCCCATAGCTTCTGCACGCGACATCCGCGAAACTTTTGGCCGTATGGCGATGAATGATGAGGAAACCGTAGCACTGATTGCCGGCGGACACACTTTTGGCAAAACCCACGGCGCTGCCGAAGCCGGTAAATATGTAGGGCATGAGCCTGCCGGTGCCGGTATTGAAGAGCAGGGCCTGGGTTGGAAAAATACTTATGGCAGCGGTAACGCGGGCCATACCATTACCAGCGGTTTAGAAGGTGCATGGACAACCACCCCAACCCAATGGAGTAATAACTTTTTTGAAAACCTGTTTAGCTTTGAATGGGAGCTAACCAAAAGCCCGGCTGGCGCTTACCAATGGAAACCAGCCAATGGCGCAGGCGCAGGTACCGTACCCGATGCGCACGACGCTGAAAAAAGCCACGCCCCAACTATGCTGACAACTGATTTGGCCTTAAAAGCCGATCCTGCTTATGAGGCTATCTCCAAACGCTTTTATGAAAACCCAGATGAGTTTGCTGATGCTTTTGCACGTGCCTGGTTTAAACTGACACACCGTGATATGGGTCCGCGGGCGCGCTATTTGGGAAGTGAGGTGCCTGCTGAAGAATTGATCTGGCAAGATCCTATCCCAGCGGTTAATCAGCCATTGATTGGTGAGCAAGATGCTGCTGCTTTGAAACAGCAGATCCTGGCATCAGGCCTGAGTGTGTCTCAGCTGGTATCAACCGCCTGGGCATCGGCATCAACGTTCCGTGGTTCTGATAAGCGTGGTGGCGCCAATGGTGCACGCATCCGCCTGGCTCCGCAGAAGGATTGGGAAGCCAACAACCCTGCCCAGCTGGCTAAAGTTTTGGAGAAACTGGAAGGCATCCAGCAAGCATTCAACTCGGGTGGCAAAACCGTCTCCCTGGCCGATCTGATTGTGCTGGCGGGTAATGCCGGTGTTGAGCAGGCTGCTAAAAATGCAGGCTTTAACATCTCGGTACCGTTTACTCCAGGTCGTGCAGATGCCTCGCAAGAGCAAACCGATGTAGAATCATTTGATGCGTTGACGCCTGTTGCCGATGGCTTCCGCAATTACTCGCAGCCACGCTATGCGCATAAGGCCGAGAATCTGCTGGTAGATAAAGCGCAACTGCTCACCCTCACTGCACCGGAGATGACCGTGCTGGTTGGTGGCCTGCGGGTGCTGAATACCAATTATGATCACTCGCAACACGGCGTGTTTACGCATAATCCAGAATCGCTGACTAATGATTTTTTTGTCAACTTGCTTGATCTGAGTACCAAATGGGCATCAACCTCTGATGTGCAGGATCTGTTTGAAGGTCGCGACCGCGCAACCGGCGCCCTGAAATGGACCGGCACCCGTACCGACCTGATCTTCGGCTCTAATTCAGAATTACGTGCTTTGGCCGAGGTTTACGCCTGTGCAGACTCGAAAGAGAAGTTTGTAAAAGACTTTGTATCGGCCTGGACAAAAGTGATGAACCTGGACAGGTTTGATGTGCATCAATAG
- a CDS encoding GNAT family N-acetyltransferase, translated as MEDTLTIKPIFNNYCDQVIDIVRTIQQVEFNLPITIDQQPDLKDIETNYHQGGGNFWGAFWGDELIGTIALINCGHNTGCVRKMFVKKEYRGRATGAAQQLLNVMLDYCRSKQIVHVYLGTVHQLKAAHRFYERNGFSAIEVDDLPDYFPLMKTDNMFFQLHLV; from the coding sequence ATGGAAGATACGTTAACCATCAAACCCATTTTTAACAATTATTGCGACCAGGTAATAGACATTGTACGAACCATACAGCAAGTGGAGTTTAACTTGCCCATTACTATTGACCAGCAACCAGATTTAAAAGATATTGAAACCAACTACCACCAGGGCGGGGGCAATTTCTGGGGCGCTTTTTGGGGCGATGAACTTATTGGTACCATAGCCCTGATTAATTGCGGGCACAATACCGGCTGTGTGCGCAAAATGTTTGTTAAGAAAGAATACCGCGGCCGGGCCACAGGTGCGGCGCAGCAGCTGCTTAATGTAATGCTGGATTATTGCCGCAGTAAGCAAATTGTGCATGTATACTTAGGTACGGTGCATCAACTCAAAGCCGCACACCGCTTCTATGAACGCAATGGCTTCTCGGCTATTGAGGTTGACGATCTGCCTGATTATTTCCCGCTCATGAAAACCGACAATATGTTTTTTCAACTGCACTTAGTTTAA
- a CDS encoding YceI family protein, with amino-acid sequence MKTTIIALLITCIGFRASAQNYKPAVGSTVQFKVTNLGFGVNGSFTGVEGVIIFDPSAPAKSNFDTSIDAATVNTDNNLRDAHLKEDGYFSVKTYPRIKLVSSSITGNGKNTYVFMGTLTMKGKSQKISFPFTALASGDGWLFKGSFKINRKDFDIGGTSTISNEVEITLNIPVTKA; translated from the coding sequence ATGAAAACAACAATAATAGCGCTGCTTATAACCTGTATAGGTTTCCGCGCATCGGCACAAAACTATAAACCAGCGGTGGGTAGCACCGTTCAGTTTAAGGTAACTAACCTGGGGTTTGGCGTAAATGGATCATTTACCGGGGTGGAAGGCGTCATCATTTTTGACCCATCGGCGCCAGCCAAAAGTAATTTTGATACCAGTATTGACGCGGCTACAGTAAACACCGATAATAACTTGCGCGATGCCCACTTGAAGGAAGACGGATATTTTAGTGTGAAAACCTATCCGCGCATCAAGTTAGTTTCCAGTTCGATAACGGGGAATGGAAAGAATACCTACGTTTTTATGGGAACGCTGACGATGAAAGGCAAGTCGCAAAAGATCAGTTTTCCGTTCACAGCCTTGGCCTCTGGCGATGGCTGGCTGTTTAAAGGTTCGTTTAAGATCAACCGTAAAGATTTTGACATTGGCGGTACCAGTACTATCTCAAATGAGGTAGAAATTACGCTCAATATACCTGTAACCAAAGCTTGA
- a CDS encoding cold-shock protein — MQQEGTVKFFNNLKGFGFISQDGTGADVFVHSTGLIDQIRENDKVRFEVENGKKGPSAVNVKVI; from the coding sequence ATGCAACAAGAAGGAACAGTGAAGTTCTTCAATAACCTGAAAGGTTTTGGATTTATTTCACAAGATGGTACAGGAGCTGATGTTTTTGTACATTCAACCGGTCTGATTGACCAGATCCGCGAAAACGACAAAGTGCGTTTTGAAGTGGAGAACGGCAAAAAAGGCCCTAGCGCAGTAAACGTTAAAGTTATTTAA
- a CDS encoding MarR family winged helix-turn-helix transcriptional regulator, producing the protein MNIVNDLGLLAIATRLQRLAEQLRKDGLLIYKAHGIDFEPKWFPVMYTLHVKHVLSVVELSAEIGYSHPSTITLLKELETQKLIKSKKDKADERKRLVLLTEKGSALINQMEPVWQVMIAATAQLTETKNNLLKALEEVEQQMEVQSFYQRAKVIMDSKRAGG; encoded by the coding sequence ATGAACATAGTAAATGATTTAGGCCTGCTGGCTATTGCAACACGTTTACAACGCCTGGCCGAGCAACTGCGTAAAGATGGCCTGCTGATCTATAAGGCTCATGGCATTGACTTTGAGCCCAAGTGGTTCCCGGTGATGTATACGCTGCACGTTAAGCATGTTTTAAGCGTGGTTGAACTATCTGCCGAAATAGGGTACTCGCATCCTTCAACTATCACTTTGCTGAAAGAGCTGGAAACGCAGAAGCTGATCAAATCAAAAAAAGATAAAGCCGATGAAAGAAAGCGCCTTGTTCTGTTAACCGAAAAAGGCAGCGCGCTTATTAACCAGATGGAACCCGTTTGGCAGGTAATGATTGCCGCAACAGCCCAGTTAACCGAAACAAAAAACAACCTGCTGAAAGCACTGGAAGAGGTAGAACAGCAAATGGAGGTACAAAGCTTTTATCAGCGCGCAAAGGTTATTATGGATAGTAAGCGGGCGGGTGGGTAA
- a CDS encoding fatty acid desaturase gives MPFLDYVLQSPSYGWQCENGKLVRPGKGVLLKEFLNRLNVFNDRKNWLPFFSWLKVICLVPFLFLFLFKYLSPVTFGAAFIYSMMIMGTHGTIWHHRYCTHGAYKFKNAFWRFVTQQLTLNIIPEEIYVISHHVHHAKSDQPGDPYNAQGGFWYCFLADVNHQPIAKDLAEADYQRVQRLMAHTGIKANTYQQYQHWGSYANPVRSVAAWLLNWGFWYMAFYLMGGHALACSLFAAAGIWAVGVRTFNYDGHGHGKDKQREGVDYNRNDRSINQLWPGYVAGEWHNNHHLYPKSARSGFKAHQLDMAWLYIRLLYRLGAVSSYRDDKRTFLAKYIQTAHVTQHETT, from the coding sequence ATGCCTTTTTTAGACTATGTATTGCAGTCTCCATCTTATGGCTGGCAATGTGAAAACGGAAAACTTGTGCGGCCTGGTAAAGGCGTCCTCCTGAAGGAGTTTTTGAACCGGTTGAATGTATTTAATGACCGTAAGAACTGGCTGCCTTTTTTTAGCTGGTTAAAGGTTATTTGTTTAGTGCCGTTTCTTTTTTTATTCCTCTTTAAATATTTAAGCCCTGTAACTTTTGGTGCTGCATTTATTTATAGTATGATGATTATGGGTACACATGGTACCATCTGGCATCACCGGTATTGTACGCATGGAGCTTATAAGTTTAAAAATGCTTTCTGGCGCTTTGTAACCCAGCAGCTTACCCTCAATATCATCCCGGAGGAGATCTATGTTATATCTCATCATGTACACCACGCAAAGTCAGACCAGCCCGGCGATCCTTACAACGCACAGGGTGGTTTTTGGTACTGCTTTTTAGCAGATGTTAACCACCAGCCCATAGCCAAAGACCTTGCTGAAGCTGATTACCAACGCGTTCAACGCTTAATGGCGCATACGGGTATTAAAGCAAATACTTATCAGCAATATCAGCACTGGGGCTCTTATGCCAATCCGGTTCGTTCTGTAGCGGCCTGGCTGCTCAACTGGGGGTTTTGGTATATGGCCTTTTACCTGATGGGCGGCCATGCACTGGCCTGCTCTTTATTTGCGGCAGCTGGCATTTGGGCCGTTGGTGTGCGTACTTTTAATTATGATGGGCACGGCCATGGTAAAGATAAGCAACGCGAAGGGGTTGATTATAACCGTAATGATCGGTCTATCAATCAGCTATGGCCAGGGTATGTAGCCGGCGAATGGCACAACAACCATCATTTATACCCCAAAAGCGCCCGTAGTGGTTTTAAAGCCCATCAGTTAGATATGGCCTGGCTATATATCAGGTTATTATACCGACTGGGGGCCGTAAGCAGCTACAGGGATGATAAACGTACTTTTCTGGCCAAGTATATCCAAACGGCACATGTAACACAGCATGAGACAACTTAA
- a CDS encoding methyltransferase, which translates to MNLSTESENQLTPSRIMETGLAFFASKTLLTAVKLGVFTALSGNQSRSGNELQKALGLHERGVYDFLDALVSLGFLNREGLLETAKYSNAPETELFLDKNKPSYIGGFIEMANDRLYRFWADLDLALLTGKPQNEIKSTGHSMFEELYSEPARLKQFMNAMSGISTGNFVALAQKFDFSAYSSLCDVGGAAAVLAVEVAKQHSNISCISADLPQVEPIAKEYIAARGMTDRVKTANLDFFTDEFPKADVITMGMILHDWDLPNKMMLIKKAYNALPQGGAFIVVEALIDDERRENTFGLMMSLNMLIEFGVAFDYTGADFARWTKEAGFRKVEVIPLAGPSSAAVAYK; encoded by the coding sequence ATGAACCTGTCAACCGAATCAGAGAACCAACTTACGCCTTCCCGTATCATGGAAACCGGATTGGCGTTCTTTGCATCAAAAACACTGCTCACTGCAGTTAAGCTTGGCGTTTTTACAGCACTTTCCGGTAATCAATCACGATCGGGTAACGAACTTCAGAAAGCACTGGGTTTGCATGAGCGAGGTGTTTATGATTTCCTTGATGCCCTGGTGTCACTCGGATTTTTAAACCGTGAGGGTTTGCTGGAAACAGCCAAATACTCAAATGCGCCCGAGACCGAATTATTTCTTGATAAGAACAAACCGTCTTATATCGGTGGGTTTATAGAAATGGCCAATGACCGCCTGTATCGCTTTTGGGCAGATCTGGACCTAGCCCTGCTTACCGGTAAACCACAGAACGAGATAAAGAGCACCGGCCATTCGATGTTTGAAGAACTTTATTCTGAACCGGCCAGGTTAAAGCAATTTATGAATGCGATGTCGGGAATCTCAACCGGTAATTTTGTGGCTCTAGCACAGAAATTTGATTTTTCGGCCTATTCAAGTCTTTGTGACGTGGGTGGCGCAGCAGCTGTATTGGCGGTTGAGGTGGCTAAACAGCATTCGAACATATCGTGCATCTCGGCCGATTTGCCACAGGTTGAGCCTATTGCGAAGGAATATATAGCCGCACGTGGTATGACAGACCGGGTGAAGACCGCAAACCTGGATTTCTTTACGGATGAATTCCCGAAAGCCGATGTAATTACGATGGGTATGATATTGCATGACTGGGACCTTCCGAATAAAATGATGCTGATAAAAAAAGCCTACAATGCCCTCCCCCAAGGTGGCGCATTTATAGTGGTGGAAGCGCTTATAGATGATGAACGGAGGGAAAATACGTTCGGATTAATGATGTCACTTAATATGCTGATTGAATTTGGCGTAGCTTTTGATTATACCGGGGCCGATTTTGCACGATGGACGAAAGAAGCAGGTTTCCGCAAAGTTGAAGTGATACCGTTAGCAGGCCCATCAAGTGCCGCTGTGGCCTATAAGTGA
- a CDS encoding M28 family metallopeptidase — MKIRLTFILLLFAITAHAQDSVFARRMVDTLTSPYFWGRGYTNDGMGKAARFISSEFKEFGLKPMDGKDFQQPFTYNVNTFPGNMEVSINGVKLAPGKDFIIGEESRGLRASGKLFKKDSVTYIDPDHRLMVSLDKKLTWSAAQEEADFTRVIIDKKALTAEPATIDINVDNKFVKNFKANNVCATVQGTDHPDSVIMITAHYDHLGGMGSQTYFPGANDNASGMAMLLSLARYYATHPQRYTMAFVCFGGEEAGILGSKYFTEHPELPLSSIHFLLNMDIMGTGEEGITAVNATVYPKEFALLQQANAKGHYLSKVASRGKAANSDHYWFTEKGVPAFFIYTMGGIKAYHDVFDVSKTLPLNEYKHLFGLITDFVTGLTQPLPASPNGR, encoded by the coding sequence ATGAAAATCCGCCTAACCTTCATCCTCCTTCTATTTGCAATTACCGCCCATGCGCAGGACTCTGTTTTTGCCCGGCGTATGGTTGATACGTTGACATCTCCTTATTTCTGGGGGCGCGGCTATACTAATGATGGTATGGGCAAGGCCGCGCGTTTCATTAGTAGTGAGTTTAAAGAATTTGGCTTGAAACCGATGGATGGCAAGGATTTTCAACAGCCGTTCACCTACAATGTCAACACTTTTCCGGGTAATATGGAGGTGAGCATTAATGGCGTTAAGCTTGCACCCGGTAAGGATTTTATCATTGGCGAGGAAAGCCGGGGATTGAGAGCATCGGGCAAATTGTTCAAAAAAGACAGTGTTACGTATATCGATCCAGATCACCGGCTGATGGTGTCGCTGGATAAAAAGCTAACCTGGTCTGCCGCGCAGGAGGAGGCTGATTTTACTCGTGTGATTATTGATAAGAAAGCACTTACTGCCGAGCCTGCAACTATCGACATTAACGTAGATAATAAATTCGTCAAAAACTTTAAAGCCAATAACGTTTGTGCCACGGTGCAGGGCACCGATCATCCCGATTCTGTGATTATGATCACCGCGCATTATGATCATTTGGGTGGGATGGGGAGCCAGACATATTTCCCCGGTGCAAATGATAATGCCAGCGGCATGGCCATGCTGCTTAGTCTGGCGCGGTACTATGCCACGCATCCGCAGCGCTATACCATGGCCTTTGTATGTTTCGGCGGGGAGGAGGCCGGCATTTTAGGTTCAAAGTATTTTACCGAACATCCCGAACTACCGCTCAGCAGCATCCACTTTCTGCTCAATATGGATATCATGGGGACGGGCGAAGAAGGCATCACCGCTGTTAATGCTACGGTTTACCCCAAAGAGTTTGCCCTGTTGCAGCAAGCCAACGCCAAAGGCCATTATCTAAGTAAGGTGGCATCCCGCGGGAAGGCCGCCAATAGCGATCATTACTGGTTTACCGAGAAAGGCGTACCGGCATTTTTTATCTATACCATGGGCGGCATCAAAGCCTATCATGATGTGTTCGACGTTAGTAAAACCCTCCCTTTGAATGAGTACAAGCATTTGTTTGGGTTGATAACAGATTTTGTAACCGGATTAACTCAGCCCCTCCCGGCCTCCCCAAACGGTAGGTAA